From the Bacteroidia bacterium genome, one window contains:
- a CDS encoding GNAT family N-acetyltransferase, which produces MRLWMVETARLDDAGAEWEELHRRAKGIVFTSGDWLRTLADMYGREAYCVLVGDGEMIRAGIPLLLKRKGMLRYSGALPMSLYSGLLHTLAPEDYPGACEALLSESEQLCHFASLSLPHDNALISILASREWDVQHRLSLRLDLSNPERLWNGYSQSLRRKIRRASEVPLTIRDDAPVDLLIDLYEKSYLRHGILPPTPPQQMRGWLSRLRQQGLLHCFAAYRADGVPAAARALIRDGDMVYDWLAGADPVVAPSGSHSLLHTILLRYSAEGAKTFDFMGANTPGVVEFKRSFGPYEHPYVEAYWYRTPLVKTLLRIQSARLLRGRRL; this is translated from the coding sequence ATGAGGTTGTGGATGGTCGAGACGGCGCGACTTGACGATGCCGGTGCAGAATGGGAAGAACTGCACCGGCGAGCCAAAGGGATTGTGTTTACGTCCGGCGACTGGCTGCGCACCCTCGCCGATATGTACGGTCGTGAGGCATATTGCGTTCTTGTGGGCGACGGGGAGATGATTCGTGCGGGTATTCCGTTGCTGCTGAAACGAAAGGGAATGCTACGCTACTCCGGTGCACTGCCGATGAGCCTCTATTCCGGGCTTCTGCACACGCTTGCTCCCGAAGACTATCCCGGAGCCTGTGAGGCGCTGCTGAGCGAAAGCGAGCAGCTTTGCCATTTCGCCTCTCTGTCCCTCCCGCATGATAATGCGTTGATCTCCATACTTGCTTCCCGCGAATGGGATGTGCAGCACCGTCTGAGTCTGCGCCTCGACCTCTCGAATCCTGAGCGACTCTGGAACGGATACAGTCAATCCCTGCGTCGGAAAATCCGCAGAGCTTCAGAAGTACCCTTGACGATTCGTGACGATGCTCCTGTTGACCTCCTCATCGACTTGTATGAAAAAAGCTATCTGCGCCACGGAATACTCCCTCCCACGCCGCCGCAACAGATGCGCGGCTGGCTCTCCCGGCTGCGGCAGCAAGGACTGTTGCATTGTTTTGCCGCGTACCGTGCGGACGGTGTGCCGGCAGCTGCCCGCGCGCTCATACGGGATGGCGATATGGTGTACGACTGGCTTGCCGGTGCCGACCCGGTTGTGGCCCCGTCCGGGTCGCATTCTCTCTTGCACACCATCCTTCTCCGCTACTCCGCGGAGGGTGCGAAAACGTTTGATTTCATGGGCGCCAACACACCCGGCGTGGTCGAGTTCAAAAGAAGTTTCGGACCGTACGAACATCCGTACGTTGAGGCCTATTGGTACCGGACACCGCTGGTGAAGACCTTGTTGCGGATACAGAGTGCGCGATTACTGCGCGGGAGACGGCTGTGA
- a CDS encoding TonB-dependent receptor → MTRLLFLFSCLLIINTTAWAQIDSVATPDDTTFVSSAADAGTSPVTAPLSLARHGRPSPAHITLSRDSILLLSYHHAGEVLGAMAGIQEFSLGNFGQPLWLGRMGSGPRQWTMTLNGSDLAGALTDGPEMHQIPIEDIGTLSISAQYDAFWLGGPGAVLAADVVEKEWHAPRPVTRLRHTEAANEYLYTDGMFTLDVSDRENVFIAGTRTVIGTSGSNDAARFANNRHESWNLRLRYRNQISTAVSARVALRYDDGITLLNGGVAPPLDADLNLYPYPVDGTEPFSTEAFDAKVASLVNTTMSTQRQRYTAEGGGRIQWDKDSAHVTDVRFTAQSEVSRFHDRMQELLVDSIADPLLNITDAWSRTAVELRHTNDLGWSTLNLAASASPYSAKKGGEMFSRSGLNTMLRGKLDLTLGALHATGMARLDNMYGRSALSAGAGADVRIGDALTVWGGVSYSPRIYSLTEQWYREGASATLPKEAPLEDLRTTELGARVLLAWLNADVRVFQRRAENRLLLRSTPMTGTLPGRYSLAVTETGESENLSGVSADIRIALWRFFLDQQGTLLQSDRTQSVARSLLAPERSYRAELYYRGSLIEGTLDLRIGGSFNYNSAYLPLSYHPLTGLFTYASPDNAWTYTDMWRVDAFVFATIKDRATIHVVLHNAFDTPYITTQFYPMFDRAVRIGVDWIFFD, encoded by the coding sequence GTGACACGACTTCTCTTCCTCTTCTCGTGCCTGCTCATCATCAACACGACGGCCTGGGCACAAATTGACAGCGTCGCGACACCTGATGACACGACATTCGTATCGTCTGCCGCTGATGCGGGAACCTCCCCTGTCACCGCCCCCTTGTCGCTCGCTCGTCATGGCAGACCGTCACCTGCGCATATCACACTGTCGCGGGACTCCATTCTCCTGCTGTCCTATCACCATGCCGGCGAGGTTCTCGGCGCCATGGCGGGGATACAGGAGTTCAGTCTCGGGAATTTTGGACAGCCGCTTTGGTTGGGGCGCATGGGATCGGGTCCCCGCCAGTGGACGATGACGCTGAACGGCAGTGATCTTGCCGGCGCCTTGACGGATGGCCCGGAGATGCATCAAATCCCGATCGAGGACATAGGCACACTCAGCATCTCCGCACAGTACGACGCATTCTGGCTGGGCGGCCCCGGTGCCGTGCTCGCAGCCGATGTTGTGGAGAAGGAATGGCACGCGCCCCGTCCGGTAACACGGCTTCGTCATACTGAAGCGGCCAACGAATACCTCTACACCGACGGAATGTTTACCCTGGACGTGTCGGACCGGGAGAATGTGTTCATCGCCGGAACCCGCACCGTAATCGGTACATCCGGTTCAAACGACGCGGCACGCTTCGCAAACAACAGGCATGAGAGCTGGAATCTGCGATTGCGCTACCGGAATCAGATCAGTACCGCAGTGAGTGCGCGAGTGGCGCTGCGCTACGACGACGGCATTACCCTGCTCAATGGCGGTGTCGCGCCACCACTGGACGCAGACCTCAATCTCTACCCCTATCCGGTGGATGGAACCGAGCCCTTCAGCACGGAGGCCTTCGACGCGAAAGTGGCATCGCTCGTGAATACCACGATGTCCACACAGCGGCAGCGGTATACCGCCGAAGGCGGCGGCCGGATACAGTGGGACAAGGACAGCGCGCATGTCACGGATGTACGATTCACGGCACAATCCGAGGTGAGCCGCTTTCACGACCGCATGCAGGAGCTCCTGGTGGACAGCATCGCCGACCCTCTGCTCAACATCACCGATGCCTGGTCGCGAACTGCAGTGGAGCTTCGCCATACGAACGACCTCGGCTGGTCCACATTGAACCTGGCGGCATCGGCCTCTCCCTACAGCGCAAAAAAAGGCGGCGAGATGTTTTCACGCAGCGGCCTGAACACCATGCTGCGCGGCAAATTGGATTTGACCCTGGGAGCACTGCACGCGACAGGAATGGCGCGATTGGATAACATGTACGGCAGGAGCGCGTTGAGTGCGGGAGCGGGGGCTGATGTTCGCATCGGAGATGCGCTGACGGTGTGGGGAGGCGTATCGTACTCCCCCAGGATATATTCGCTTACCGAGCAATGGTATCGCGAGGGAGCGTCAGCGACGCTGCCCAAGGAAGCGCCGCTTGAAGATTTGCGCACGACCGAGCTGGGCGCACGGGTGCTGTTGGCCTGGCTGAATGCGGATGTTCGCGTATTCCAGCGCAGAGCGGAAAACCGACTTCTGCTGCGCAGTACGCCCATGACAGGTACCCTCCCCGGCAGATACAGTCTGGCAGTCACCGAGACAGGAGAAAGCGAAAACCTTTCCGGAGTGAGCGCCGATATCCGTATCGCGCTGTGGCGCTTTTTCCTCGATCAGCAAGGGACGTTGCTGCAATCGGACAGGACGCAGAGCGTCGCGCGTTCCCTGCTCGCGCCTGAACGATCGTACCGGGCGGAGCTGTATTATCGGGGATCACTGATCGAAGGGACACTCGATCTGCGCATCGGCGGGTCGTTCAACTACAACAGCGCGTATTTGCCGCTGAGCTATCACCCGCTCACGGGGCTCTTCACGTACGCATCTCCGGACAACGCATGGACGTACACCGACATGTGGCGAGTGGATGCCTTCGTTTTCGCCACCATCAAGGACAGAGCGACCATTCACGTCGTGTTGCACAACGCATTCGACACGCCGTATATCACGACGCAGTTTTATCCGATGTTCGACCGCGCCGTACGTATCGGCGTGGATTGGATTTTCTTTGATTGA
- the efp gene encoding elongation factor P, which produces MGSTTDFRNGLIIRFNGDLHTIVEWRHHKPGKGGAMVLTKLRNMRTGSAFEQRFRPGENVDVVRVDRRKFQFLYPEGDYLCFMDQENYEQIHVDAVTFGDSVRFLREGEVCEILMDGDTPISGELPITVELVVTETEPGVRGDTAQGGSKRAIVETGAAVVVPLFIEQGEKLKIDTRTGAYLERVK; this is translated from the coding sequence ATGGGTTCTACGACTGATTTTCGCAACGGTCTTATCATTCGCTTCAACGGCGATCTTCACACTATTGTTGAGTGGCGCCACCACAAGCCGGGAAAGGGCGGGGCGATGGTTCTCACCAAGCTGCGCAATATGCGTACCGGTTCCGCCTTTGAGCAACGCTTCCGCCCTGGGGAGAACGTGGATGTCGTGCGTGTGGATCGCCGCAAATTCCAGTTCCTCTACCCTGAAGGCGATTATCTCTGCTTCATGGATCAGGAGAATTACGAGCAGATACACGTAGACGCCGTGACTTTCGGTGATTCCGTTCGCTTCCTGCGTGAAGGAGAAGTGTGCGAAATACTCATGGATGGCGACACACCGATTTCCGGTGAGCTCCCCATCACGGTAGAACTTGTCGTCACGGAAACCGAACCCGGCGTGCGCGGTGATACGGCGCAAGGCGGCAGCAAGCGCGCCATCGTCGAAACGGGTGCCGCGGTGGTCGTACCGCTCTTCATCGAACAGGGCGAAAAACTGAAAATCGATACGCGCACCGGCGCATACCTCGAACGAGTGAAATAG
- the guaA gene encoding glutamine-hydrolyzing GMP synthase translates to MHHTEWICIVDFGSQYTQLIARRVRELGVYCEIHPCHTALTAINANNPKGIVLSGGPSSVYEDGAPGIDASVFNLHIPILGICYGLQLIAVHNEGAVDPAARREYGKAELIIDSGDDLFKGVSQETVVWMSHGDALTRIPRDFETIAHTPNAPICAIRNSAKRQYGVQFHPEVVHTAEGASILSNFVYGICGAAGGWNPRSFIEGSIEDIRATVGDGRVICALSGGVDSAVAAVLLHRAIGDQLQCIHIDNGVMRKNESAKVVETFRDVFHIPLKFVDATDLFLSRLAGVTDPEEKRKIIGVTFIEVFEKEAKEFSDAAWLAQGTLYPDVIESVSFKGPSATIKSHHNVGGLPERMHLKLIEPFRELFKDEVRRVGRELDMPAHILDRHPFPGPGLAIRVLGEVEKPRLDLLRDVDEVYMQEIRKAGEYDNIWQAFAVLLPVRSVGVMGDARTYEYTVALRAVTSLDGMTADWARIPYDVLERISNRIINEVRGVNRVVYDISSKPPSTIEWE, encoded by the coding sequence ATGCATCATACCGAATGGATCTGCATCGTTGATTTCGGGTCACAATACACGCAGCTCATCGCTCGCCGCGTCAGGGAGCTCGGCGTATACTGCGAAATCCATCCCTGCCACACCGCTCTCACGGCTATCAACGCCAACAATCCGAAGGGGATCGTTCTTTCGGGCGGACCCAGCAGTGTGTACGAGGATGGGGCTCCGGGCATCGATGCGTCGGTATTCAACCTGCACATTCCGATTCTGGGCATCTGCTACGGATTGCAGCTCATCGCCGTACACAACGAAGGCGCGGTGGATCCCGCCGCGCGCAGGGAATACGGCAAAGCCGAGCTCATCATTGACAGCGGCGACGATTTATTCAAAGGGGTGAGTCAGGAAACCGTGGTCTGGATGAGCCATGGCGATGCGCTCACCCGCATCCCGCGTGACTTTGAGACTATCGCGCACACACCCAACGCACCCATCTGCGCTATACGCAACAGCGCGAAGCGCCAGTACGGTGTGCAGTTCCACCCGGAAGTCGTGCATACTGCCGAGGGCGCGTCCATACTCTCGAATTTCGTGTACGGCATCTGCGGTGCGGCAGGCGGATGGAATCCCCGTTCCTTCATCGAAGGCTCCATCGAGGACATTCGCGCAACCGTAGGCGACGGACGCGTCATCTGCGCGCTGAGCGGAGGGGTGGATTCCGCTGTTGCTGCCGTGCTGCTGCATCGCGCCATCGGTGATCAACTGCAATGCATCCATATCGACAACGGCGTGATGCGCAAGAATGAGAGCGCGAAAGTGGTCGAGACCTTCCGCGACGTCTTTCACATTCCGCTTAAATTCGTGGATGCCACGGATTTATTCCTCAGCCGTCTCGCCGGTGTGACCGATCCCGAAGAGAAAAGAAAAATCATCGGCGTGACCTTTATCGAGGTCTTCGAGAAGGAAGCGAAAGAATTCAGCGACGCCGCCTGGCTTGCACAGGGCACCCTGTATCCGGATGTGATCGAATCCGTGAGCTTCAAAGGTCCCTCGGCCACCATCAAATCCCATCACAATGTCGGGGGGTTGCCGGAGCGCATGCATCTCAAGCTCATCGAACCCTTCCGAGAATTGTTCAAGGACGAAGTGCGTCGTGTCGGACGCGAACTCGACATGCCGGCGCATATTCTCGACCGTCATCCTTTTCCCGGCCCCGGACTCGCCATACGTGTCTTGGGCGAGGTAGAGAAACCGCGCCTCGACCTCCTGCGCGATGTGGATGAAGTGTACATGCAGGAAATCCGTAAAGCGGGAGAGTATGACAATATCTGGCAGGCTTTTGCCGTGCTGCTGCCCGTCCGTTCGGTAGGGGTGATGGGAGACGCAAGAACCTATGAGTACACCGTGGCTCTCCGGGCCGTCACCAGTCTCGACGGGATGACCGCCGATTGGGCGCGCATTCCGTACGATGTTCTGGAGCGTATCTCCAACAGGATTATCAATGAGGTACGTGGTGTGAATCGTGTCGTGTACGACATCAGTTCCAAGCCGCCTTCGACCATCGAATGGGAATAG
- a CDS encoding PLP-dependent aspartate aminotransferase family protein translates to MKSIRDAAKATQAVHAGIEEDRFGAVVPPIYQTSTFKFENVQHGADLFAGKGDGYIYTRMLNPTIQAMENAIAILEGGSHGLGCGSGMAAIHTALATLLKAGDHVVCSESVYGPTSTLLKNYLTGFGIESTFVDSSSTEAVAAAVSPATRVIFIETPANPTLVISDLRAIAAIAQNAQAKLVVDNTFMNPVMQRPLEMGADVVVHSLTKSLNGHADVVGGIIVVKDEETYTTFRKALNNFGGVIDPFNSFLVHRGLKTLHLRTERSSDNAMKIAQWLETHPAIEWVRYPGLPSHPQHELATQQMDGYGSMIACELKGGMEAGISVMNSVQLFALAVSLGGVESLIQHPASMTHFTMGKEQREQAHITDGLVRISVGIEDVDELITDLEQALRA, encoded by the coding sequence GTGAAATCCATTCGTGACGCAGCCAAAGCAACACAGGCCGTTCATGCCGGCATCGAGGAAGACCGTTTCGGCGCGGTGGTTCCACCCATTTATCAGACGTCGACGTTCAAATTCGAAAATGTCCAGCACGGGGCGGATCTGTTCGCCGGCAAAGGCGACGGCTACATTTACACCCGCATGCTCAATCCCACTATACAGGCGATGGAAAACGCGATCGCGATTCTCGAAGGCGGCTCGCACGGCCTCGGTTGCGGCAGCGGCATGGCGGCGATTCACACCGCGCTGGCAACGCTCCTGAAAGCCGGAGACCATGTGGTGTGCAGCGAGTCCGTATACGGACCGACCAGCACCCTTCTGAAGAATTACCTCACCGGCTTCGGTATCGAGAGCACCTTCGTCGATTCATCGAGCACCGAAGCGGTTGCGGCGGCGGTGAGTCCCGCGACACGTGTCATTTTTATTGAGACACCAGCAAATCCGACACTCGTAATCAGCGACCTCAGGGCAATCGCCGCCATTGCACAGAACGCGCAGGCGAAACTGGTCGTTGACAATACCTTCATGAATCCCGTAATGCAGCGACCGCTGGAAATGGGCGCCGATGTCGTTGTGCACAGTTTGACAAAATCCCTGAACGGGCATGCGGATGTTGTGGGTGGTATCATCGTCGTGAAGGATGAAGAGACCTATACCACCTTCCGCAAGGCGCTGAATAATTTCGGCGGTGTGATTGATCCCTTCAACTCCTTCCTCGTGCATCGGGGGCTGAAAACACTGCATCTCCGCACTGAACGTTCCTCCGATAATGCGATGAAAATCGCACAATGGCTCGAAACACACCCCGCCATCGAATGGGTACGCTATCCCGGTTTGCCCAGTCATCCGCAACATGAACTGGCAACCCAACAGATGGACGGATACGGATCAATGATTGCCTGTGAACTGAAGGGCGGTATGGAAGCCGGCATATCGGTCATGAACAGCGTCCAGCTCTTCGCATTGGCGGTCAGTCTCGGTGGCGTGGAATCTCTGATTCAACATCCCGCCAGCATGACGCATTTCACCATGGGCAAGGAACAACGCGAGCAGGCTCACATTACCGATGGCTTGGTCCGTATCTCCGTCGGCATAGAAGATGTCGACGAATTGATCACAGACCTGGAGCAAGCGCTCCGAGCGTAA
- the accB gene encoding acetyl-CoA carboxylase biotin carboxyl carrier protein: MDLQYVKRLIKIVNESEIAEIEIEEDGKRVRITRAVAAQAVLPAVQHVAAAAPSVSPVPTGQAEIPPAAPQPAVAGSYHEVRSPIVGTFYRSSSPDADPYVQVGQNVTAGDTLCIIEAMKIMNDIESDISGRVVKVLVENGQAVEYNQPLFLIDPS; this comes from the coding sequence ATGGATCTTCAGTATGTCAAACGACTGATAAAAATAGTCAACGAGTCGGAAATCGCAGAAATCGAGATAGAGGAGGACGGCAAGCGCGTCCGTATCACTCGTGCCGTGGCCGCACAAGCCGTGCTTCCTGCCGTCCAGCATGTCGCGGCAGCTGCCCCCTCCGTTTCTCCTGTCCCGACCGGCCAGGCCGAGATTCCCCCCGCGGCTCCGCAGCCCGCTGTTGCCGGTAGCTATCACGAGGTGCGCTCACCCATCGTCGGAACCTTCTACCGCTCTTCATCACCCGATGCAGATCCCTACGTGCAGGTCGGACAAAACGTGACCGCCGGTGACACGCTCTGCATTATCGAAGCAATGAAAATCATGAACGACATCGAGTCCGATATTTCCGGCCGGGTCGTGAAAGTGCTTGTGGAGAACGGACAGGCCGTCGAATACAACCAGCCTCTGTTTCTTATCGACCCGTCCTGA
- a CDS encoding MFS transporter, translating into MPWKQIMLLAALGFASTFSTAVVFPNIGAFVRDRFVLSDTASSLFAVSYLVPHVVFAFVWGALSDRRGRRKPFLVAGYVATGMFHVALPFAPDYGMLLALRFLEGSTSILGFSMVMTLAADYARKGHSGKVMGLMGGAISLGTTLAFPVGGAIGAESMVLLCTMGFVILLACAVTAHFLLDDTPTAQARSLRDALTVVHDHRALLLPYAFTFIDRFTVGFFAVTFPLYVAQEFALGAGEAGRMLAGFLLPFSLLTYVFGRLTDRIGGLTLLLAGSLLYGVLVLFTGHVHPEQMPYLMVGCGILAAAMYAPSLWMIATIAPPERKASAMGGFNAMGSIGFALGPLAGGLMADVAGYTEAFYLAGATEILCVLLALPFVRRKRKE; encoded by the coding sequence GTGCCCTGGAAGCAGATCATGTTGCTCGCGGCGCTGGGCTTTGCAAGTACCTTTTCCACGGCGGTGGTGTTTCCGAATATCGGCGCATTCGTACGGGACCGCTTCGTGTTGAGTGATACGGCCTCATCGCTGTTTGCGGTGTCGTATCTCGTACCGCACGTGGTGTTCGCGTTCGTGTGGGGGGCGCTGTCGGACAGGCGCGGGAGGCGGAAGCCCTTTCTTGTGGCGGGCTATGTGGCGACGGGGATGTTCCACGTCGCATTGCCCTTCGCACCGGATTATGGGATGCTGCTTGCACTGCGCTTCCTTGAGGGATCCACGAGCATTCTGGGCTTCTCCATGGTAATGACACTGGCAGCGGATTACGCCCGCAAAGGACACTCGGGCAAGGTAATGGGATTGATGGGCGGGGCGATTTCCCTCGGTACCACGTTGGCGTTTCCTGTAGGCGGCGCTATCGGGGCGGAATCCATGGTGTTGCTTTGCACGATGGGCTTCGTGATTCTGCTGGCCTGCGCAGTGACGGCGCATTTCCTGCTCGACGACACTCCGACAGCGCAGGCGCGGTCGCTGCGCGATGCGCTGACGGTGGTGCACGATCACCGTGCTTTACTTCTTCCTTATGCGTTCACCTTTATTGACAGATTCACGGTGGGATTTTTCGCGGTCACGTTTCCGCTGTATGTGGCGCAGGAATTTGCATTGGGAGCGGGAGAGGCGGGACGTATGCTGGCCGGATTTCTCCTGCCGTTTTCGTTACTGACCTATGTCTTTGGCCGCCTGACCGACCGTATCGGGGGGCTGACACTCCTGCTTGCCGGTTCGTTGCTGTACGGCGTGCTGGTGTTGTTCACGGGGCATGTGCATCCCGAGCAGATGCCCTATCTCATGGTTGGCTGCGGGATTCTTGCGGCCGCGATGTACGCCCCCAGTCTCTGGATGATCGCCACCATTGCTCCACCGGAACGAAAGGCCTCCGCCATGGGTGGCTTTAACGCCATGGGATCGATCGGATTCGCACTTGGTCCGCTTGCCGGGGGGCTTATGGCTGATGTCGCCGGATATACCGAAGCGTTCTATCTGGCCGGCGCGACGGAGATACTTTGTGTGCTGCTTGCGCTCCCGTTTGTGAGGAGAAAGAGGAAAGAGTGA
- the gcvH gene encoding glycine cleavage system protein GcvH, producing the protein MQFPENLKYTDSHEWVRLEDGTAVVGITEYAQGELGDVVFIDIPEMRSVVSGESFGSIEAVKTVSDIIAPLGGTITEINPDLDGSPEIVNSDPYGKGWMVKMTIASMDEYNALLSADEYKALIGK; encoded by the coding sequence ATGCAATTCCCGGAAAATCTCAAGTATACCGATTCGCATGAATGGGTCCGTCTCGAAGACGGTACCGCGGTTGTCGGCATCACAGAGTACGCGCAAGGCGAGCTTGGCGATGTCGTGTTTATCGACATTCCTGAAATGCGCTCCGTCGTCTCGGGTGAAAGCTTTGGTTCCATCGAAGCTGTGAAGACCGTCTCCGACATCATCGCGCCGCTCGGTGGCACCATCACCGAAATCAATCCCGATCTCGATGGCAGCCCCGAAATAGTCAATTCCGATCCCTATGGCAAGGGTTGGATGGTGAAAATGACCATCGCTTCGATGGACGAGTATAACGCGCTGCTCAGTGCGGACGAATACAAAGCACTCATCGGCAAATAA
- the accC gene encoding acetyl-CoA carboxylase biotin carboxylase subunit — protein MISKILIANRGEIALRIIRTCKVMGIKTVAVYSTADENSLHVRFADEAVCIGPPQGRESYLNIPRIISAAAITGADAIHPGYGFLAENPGFSEICTDSGLVFIGPSPQMIHRMGNKSLAKETVAAVNVPTVPGSDGVVEDMDHALRLLDSMDVPVMIKASAGGGGKGMRIVRHREEFEKQFLMAKAEAESAFNNGDLYMEKYINRPRHIEIQVLGDKHGNVVHLGERDCSVQRRHQKLIEEAPSTAVTPELRQRMGEAAVAAARSIAYEGAGTIEFLLDANGDFYFMEMNTRIQVEHPVTEAVTGIDLIREQIRIAAGEEIDPHMFKGHQGHAIECRINAEDPAHDFRPSPGLITTWHMPSGYGVRVDSHVYQGYAIPPYYDSMIGKLIVHGKDRAEALARARQALEEFVIEGVHTTIPFHRKVMEHPAFIDGDVDTHFIERLDIA, from the coding sequence GTGATTTCTAAAATTTTAATCGCGAACAGAGGCGAAATAGCCCTCCGCATCATCCGTACCTGCAAGGTTATGGGCATTAAAACCGTCGCGGTGTACTCGACGGCCGACGAAAACTCCCTGCATGTCCGTTTTGCGGATGAAGCGGTGTGTATCGGTCCGCCCCAGGGCAGGGAGAGCTATCTCAACATCCCCCGCATCATCAGTGCGGCTGCCATCACGGGTGCCGATGCCATTCACCCGGGCTATGGCTTCCTGGCGGAGAATCCCGGATTTTCCGAAATCTGTACCGATTCCGGCCTTGTTTTCATCGGTCCGTCACCGCAAATGATTCACCGCATGGGCAATAAGTCGCTGGCAAAGGAGACGGTCGCGGCTGTCAACGTGCCAACGGTACCCGGCAGCGATGGTGTGGTGGAGGATATGGATCACGCGCTGCGGCTACTCGACAGCATGGACGTGCCTGTCATGATCAAGGCCTCCGCTGGTGGCGGAGGAAAGGGCATGCGCATCGTTCGTCACCGCGAGGAATTCGAGAAACAGTTCCTGATGGCCAAGGCCGAAGCCGAGTCCGCCTTCAACAACGGCGACTTGTACATGGAGAAGTACATCAATCGGCCCCGGCATATCGAGATTCAGGTGCTGGGTGATAAGCATGGCAACGTCGTGCATCTCGGCGAGCGCGATTGTTCCGTGCAGCGCCGCCATCAGAAACTCATCGAAGAAGCCCCCTCCACCGCCGTCACGCCGGAGTTGCGTCAGCGCATGGGCGAGGCCGCTGTTGCCGCTGCGAGGAGCATCGCCTACGAGGGAGCGGGAACCATCGAGTTCCTCCTCGATGCCAACGGCGATTTCTATTTCATGGAAATGAATACACGCATACAGGTCGAGCACCCCGTCACCGAAGCGGTAACCGGCATCGATCTCATCCGCGAACAAATCCGTATCGCCGCAGGTGAGGAAATAGATCCCCACATGTTCAAGGGGCATCAGGGGCACGCAATCGAGTGCCGCATCAATGCCGAGGATCCCGCGCACGACTTCAGGCCCTCGCCTGGCCTCATCACAACATGGCACATGCCCAGTGGTTACGGCGTCCGTGTCGATTCTCATGTGTACCAGGGGTATGCCATACCGCCGTATTATGATTCCATGATCGGCAAGCTCATCGTGCACGGCAAAGACCGCGCTGAAGCTCTCGCTCGCGCCCGTCAGGCGTTGGAAGAGTTCGTGATCGAGGGGGTACACACGACGATTCCGTTTCATAGAAAAGTGATGGAGCATCCGGCGTTTATCGATGGTGATGTGGACACGCATTTTATCGAACGCCTCGACATAGCATAA